From one Physeter macrocephalus isolate SW-GA chromosome 18, ASM283717v5, whole genome shotgun sequence genomic stretch:
- the LOC102990902 gene encoding WASH complex subunit 3-like has product MDEDGLPLMGSGIDLTKVPAIQQKRMVAFLNQFVVHTVWFLNHFSTVCEEKLSLRIQQIETTLNILDAKLTSIPGLDDVTFEVSPISVTRITNETHCETTSEQSQQFTRLWTQESEVTPENILTVVKDPRYARYLKMVQVGFPVTAIRNKMISEGLDPGFLERPDGPLPDGEGEKNTEESSDSESSFSD; this is encoded by the coding sequence ATGGATGAGGATGGGCTTCCTCTCATGGGGTCAGGCATAGACCTGACCAAGGTGCCAGCTATTCAACAGAAAAGAATGGTGGCATTTCTAAACCAATTTGTGGTGCACACTGTATGGTTCCTCAACCACTTCTCTACAGTTTGTGAGGAGAAACTTTCTCTTCGTATCCAGCAAATTGAAACAACTCTCAATATTTTAGATGCAAAGTTGACATCTATCCCAGGGCTAGATGATGTCACATTTGAAGTATCTCCTATAAGTGTCACTAGGATCACAAATGAAACACATTGTGAAACCACTTCAGAGCAATCACAGCAGTTTACAAGACTCTGGACACAGGAAAGTGAAGTAACACCAGAAAATATCTTAACTGTAGTCAAGGATCCAAGATATGCCAGATATCTCAAAATGGTTCAAGTGGGTTTTCCAGTGACAgcaataagaaacaaaatgataTCGGAAGGACTAGACCCAGGTTTTCTTGAGAGGCCAGATGGTCCACTGCCTGATGGTGAaggtgaaaaaaatacagaagaaagttCAGATAGCGAATCTTCTTTTAGTGACTAA